A region from the Clostridium beijerinckii genome encodes:
- a CDS encoding transcriptional regulator, which produces MEDKYDLFGKCPFATAQKVISGKWAVMILHNLSLGTLRFGELQRLLPDLTQSTLTKQLRSLEGHGLVKRYVFPQVPPKVEYSLTDIGKEFQIVLDSISVWGEKYIEYMKIAEVTQK; this is translated from the coding sequence ATGGAAGATAAATATGATTTATTTGGAAAATGTCCGTTTGCAACGGCACAAAAAGTTATTTCAGGAAAATGGGCAGTGATGATTTTACATAATTTAAGTTTGGGAACTCTTCGTTTTGGAGAACTGCAAAGATTGTTACCAGATTTAACTCAATCAACACTAACAAAGCAACTTCGTAGTTTAGAAGGACATGGTCTAGTAAAACGTTATGTTTTTCCACAAGTGCCTCCTAAAGTAGAATATTCGCTAACAGACATCGGTAAAGAATTTCAAATTGTATTAGATAGTATTTCAGTTTGGGGAGAAAAATATATTGAGTATATGAAAATAGCAGAAGTTACTCAAAAATAG
- the alr gene encoding alanine racemase: MEKLLRPVYAEIDLDAIAYNMKNIKSLVKDKDVIAVVKADCYGHGSLDVVPTLLENGASRLAVAVLTEGIELRNNSIEAPLMILGYTPLYLGEELIKYDLEQTVYDLEYAKELSHIALSINRKAKIHIAIDTGMGRIGFLPNEKSIQHVSEICSLEGLDVLGIFTHFSTSDEEDKKYTTEQLKKFTDFTAKLSSLGIEIPLKHVSNSGAIMDMPETYLDAVRAGIILYGYYPSDEVNKNNLSLKPALTLKASITRVQEMDEDMYISYGRTFKTERKSLIATLPIGYADGYSRLLAKDAKVIINGKFAPVVGRICMDQCMIDVTDIGDVKVGDEVILLGEQGNLKFNADDIAQIVGTINYEILCMLKYRIPRVYIKNGEVFNVRNYL, translated from the coding sequence ATGGAGAAATTACTTAGACCTGTATATGCAGAAATAGATTTAGATGCAATAGCTTATAATATGAAAAATATAAAAAGTTTAGTTAAAGATAAAGATGTAATTGCAGTGGTTAAAGCTGATTGCTATGGCCACGGATCATTAGATGTAGTTCCAACATTGCTTGAAAATGGCGCTTCAAGACTTGCTGTAGCAGTCTTAACTGAAGGAATTGAACTTAGAAATAATTCTATTGAAGCTCCATTAATGATACTTGGCTATACGCCATTATATTTAGGTGAAGAATTAATAAAATATGATTTAGAACAAACTGTTTATGACTTAGAATATGCAAAAGAATTATCACATATAGCTTTAAGTATTAATAGAAAAGCTAAAATTCATATTGCAATAGATACTGGGATGGGGAGAATAGGCTTTCTTCCAAATGAAAAATCTATTCAACATGTTTCTGAAATATGTTCTTTAGAAGGATTAGATGTACTGGGTATTTTCACTCATTTCTCAACGTCAGATGAAGAGGATAAGAAATATACTACTGAGCAATTAAAAAAGTTTACAGATTTCACTGCAAAGCTCTCATCTCTAGGAATAGAAATACCTTTAAAACATGTATCAAACAGTGGTGCAATTATGGACATGCCGGAAACTTATTTAGATGCTGTGCGAGCTGGAATTATACTTTATGGTTATTATCCATCAGATGAAGTTAATAAAAATAATCTATCTCTAAAACCAGCACTAACATTAAAAGCAAGTATAACTCGTGTTCAAGAAATGGATGAAGATATGTATATAAGTTATGGCAGAACTTTCAAGACTGAAAGAAAAAGCTTAATTGCAACCCTTCCTATAGGTTATGCAGACGGTTATTCTAGATTATTAGCTAAAGATGCTAAAGTAATTATAAATGGAAAGTTTGCTCCTGTTGTTGGAAGAATCTGCATGGATCAATGCATGATAGATGTAACAGACATTGGTGATGTAAAAGTTGGAGATGAAGTTATCCTTCTTGGAGAACAAGGAAATTTAAAATTCAATGCAGATGATATTGCGCAAATTGTAGGAACAATTAATTATGAAATACTTTGCATGCTTAAATATAGAATTCCTAGAGTGTATATTAAAAATGGTGAAGTTTTTAATGTACGAAATTATCTTTAG
- a CDS encoding dynamin family protein yields MTYMDLIQDERFNRLLEKYLKSENQGIDYKEYFKHFIENLNKKEIIVPVLGIQGAGKSSFLNSILMEDNILPTDVDETTCVPVEVRYGENINEAIIHYLNGTKKNINIENLEKYVHNDYNRANNLQVSKIVLYNKSDVLKDNIVLVDLPGVGSLTPENQRTTLEYVNKLVAGIFMIRTNPPITRTEKNFINALWPKLSNTIFVQNKWNDESYDDANEAKEHNEGVLSSISYAHNEEKQINVNIVNVYEAVKAKFTKDVELYENSGIVNVIDEIKNISKEYNKDLINALNQRVNEALKNINDRIDTYKSLTLNESKQNDSEKEEKIKEIKMILSENKKKIRNCRAYADDEMENIIENSSKIIKENIENLRLELRRIINKGIVDGHRLSLIYKETSDKAINNIMDEVLVSISELVKNLNGELEDITIKGFDGTYENISFFNKKSSIKYEKSLPTVLGVSTGVVGTIGAIGILGGPAGILVGMGISLAFSLIGEHIRTKIVENRASYTIRDLEPMIEDLENYLKSEIIDDLRAKGNDVDASIKELKNKLEKTFKEDMEVIEKQYEVTYNEGHILEFEEDSKILNGLINGLEGQKEK; encoded by the coding sequence ATGACGTATATGGATTTAATACAAGATGAGAGATTTAATAGGTTATTAGAAAAGTATCTTAAGTCTGAGAACCAAGGTATAGATTATAAGGAGTACTTTAAGCACTTTATTGAAAATCTAAATAAAAAAGAAATAATTGTTCCAGTACTCGGTATTCAAGGTGCAGGTAAAAGCAGTTTTTTGAATTCTATTTTAATGGAAGATAATATTTTGCCTACTGATGTTGATGAGACAACTTGTGTACCTGTTGAAGTGAGATATGGAGAAAATATTAATGAAGCTATAATACATTATCTAAATGGAACTAAGAAAAATATAAATATAGAAAACTTAGAGAAATATGTACATAATGATTATAATAGAGCAAATAATCTTCAAGTATCTAAAATAGTATTATACAACAAAAGTGATGTTTTAAAGGATAACATTGTCCTTGTAGATTTACCTGGTGTTGGAAGTTTAACACCAGAAAATCAAAGAACTACATTAGAATATGTAAATAAATTAGTAGCTGGGATTTTTATGATTAGGACTAACCCTCCAATTACAAGAACAGAAAAAAATTTCATAAATGCATTATGGCCAAAGTTATCTAATACAATATTTGTTCAAAACAAGTGGAATGATGAAAGTTACGACGATGCAAATGAAGCAAAAGAACATAATGAAGGGGTATTAAGTAGCATAAGTTATGCTCATAATGAAGAAAAACAAATAAATGTTAATATAGTAAATGTTTATGAAGCAGTTAAAGCTAAATTTACTAAAGATGTTGAGTTATATGAAAACTCTGGAATAGTTAATGTTATAGATGAGATAAAGAATATTTCAAAAGAATATAATAAGGACTTAATAAATGCTTTAAACCAAAGGGTTAATGAAGCTCTAAAAAATATTAATGATAGAATAGATACGTATAAAAGCTTAACTTTAAATGAAAGTAAGCAAAATGATTCGGAAAAAGAAGAGAAAATTAAAGAAATTAAAATGATACTTTCAGAAAATAAGAAAAAAATAAGAAATTGTAGAGCTTATGCTGATGATGAGATGGAAAATATTATTGAAAATTCTTCGAAAATAATAAAAGAAAATATTGAGAATTTAAGACTAGAACTAAGGAGAATTATTAATAAGGGAATAGTAGACGGACATAGGCTTAGTTTAATATATAAAGAAACTTCTGATAAAGCAATTAATAATATTATGGATGAAGTTTTAGTTAGTATCAGTGAACTTGTTAAAAATTTGAATGGTGAACTTGAAGATATAACAATAAAAGGTTTCGATGGAACTTATGAGAATATATCATTTTTTAATAAAAAGAGTTCAATTAAATATGAGAAGTCACTTCCTACAGTACTAGGGGTATCAACTGGAGTCGTTGGGACAATTGGAGCAATAGGGATACTTGGAGGACCAGCAGGGATTCTTGTTGGGATGGGAATAAGTCTAGCATTTTCTCTCATAGGAGAACATATAAGGACAAAGATAGTTGAAAATAGAGCTAGTTATACAATAAGAGATTTAGAGCCAATGATAGAAGATTTAGAAAATTATTTAAAGTCAGAAATCATTGATGACTTAAGAGCAAAAGGTAATGACGTAGATGCTTCTATAAAAGAATTAAAAAATAAATTAGAAAAAACTTTTAAAGAAGATATGGAAGTTATAGAAAAGCAATATGAAGTTACTTATAATGAAGGCCATATTTTAGAGTTTGAAGAGGATTCGAAAATTTTAAATGGATTAATTAATGGACTAGAGGGCCAAAAGGAGAAATAA
- a CDS encoding NAD(P)H-dependent oxidoreductase subunit E yields the protein MLSQDEIKKLDNILVSYDYNKTLIITIMQEVQKEYRYLPQNVLAYIADKLGISEAKVYGIATFYENFSLEPKGKYVIKICDGTACHVRKSIPILNEFRNKLGLSETKVTTDDMIFTVETVSCLGACGLAPVCTVNDKVHPAMTPAKANDLINQLKEEIANEN from the coding sequence ATGCTAAGTCAAGATGAAATAAAAAAATTAGATAATATTTTAGTTTCATATGATTACAACAAGACATTAATTATTACTATTATGCAGGAGGTTCAAAAAGAATATAGGTATTTGCCACAAAATGTACTAGCTTATATTGCTGATAAACTTGGTATTAGTGAAGCTAAAGTATATGGTATAGCTACTTTTTATGAAAACTTTTCTTTAGAACCAAAAGGAAAATATGTAATAAAGATTTGTGATGGAACTGCTTGTCATGTAAGAAAGTCTATCCCCATTTTGAATGAATTTAGAAATAAACTAGGGCTTTCTGAAACTAAAGTTACAACTGATGATATGATTTTTACAGTAGAAACAGTATCTTGTTTAGGTGCATGTGGGCTAGCTCCAGTTTGTACCGTAAATGATAAAGTACATCCAGCAATGACACCAGCAAAAGCAAACGATTTAATTAATCAGTTAAAGGAGGAGATAGCTAATGAGAATTAA
- a CDS encoding dynamin family protein gives MKKDNYILNTINEIKKVLEKNDYRRKRYNKDVEWFKERKNIFKGNIIRVAIMGITSSGKSTLVNALLGEKILPMAIRPSSSIIITACKGENRQATIYFKDKKPQILEGSNLNEKVIEEYADESKNPNNRLNVTQIDIKTPHFLLDENIHIIDSPGLDAWNLENHEKLTLEILLPTIDICIFLTTVKANSDETNVEKIKIVDEKEKQIILAQNMIDSIEEKVGKNGIVQEDKSIILKKHKKRAENLLRQGINNSESVEVIQISALNGLKGIINKDKELYKSSNVEGFVRAIEACVDNITPQINAKRAISIEERINRIITTDREIISGNDVKTIEALKNVKVRDINAFAENFQNAQEIILLKIKEIEEVISNTINEIRNSYSEELQSYLDIVERINNRNLYIESDILNIVKECENRKNEIYEKLNLDTGFEYSLPGIESKNIDVKHKYEEKKLLFKKEGIFNKGKRLFSNIFDREWGYKEVEYDEKVVDKEATIDIAQNVCNQNNIQYLNILKQWSTQYNKSINIFYDEVSKRAEEYEEKKKQNIELYDIEDVNKSLRSFIDKLIKLKTYEENELAITINDDKYETQERVSYSISKTQYNIYKLSNEIFERNYLLLGNYIKERSREKIKEETTEIFWIWDIDSCVEFVSRILGIHLNEQECEVIKKEGIYSFNNVIIVYEFCADKLNLYTDLKKIKDKPYNMFIIFNGIQIGNSKKQILESMSLNYFIKDNKNLMINLVIDSWKVFVNANNIKELLVDVSSLKNNIENRFNNAKDGYVLINSKNPIYNMALIEGQENYNFIISDYRDIKEILFANPLCRGEEEKETLEEILSYFLNKENNYGK, from the coding sequence ATGAAAAAAGATAATTATATATTAAATACAATTAATGAAATAAAAAAAGTTTTAGAAAAAAATGATTATAGAAGAAAACGATACAATAAAGATGTGGAATGGTTTAAAGAGAGAAAAAATATATTTAAGGGCAATATAATAAGGGTTGCCATTATGGGTATAACAAGTAGTGGAAAATCAACTTTAGTAAATGCACTTTTAGGTGAAAAGATTTTACCAATGGCCATAAGACCAAGTTCTAGTATTATAATTACTGCATGTAAGGGAGAAAATAGACAAGCTACTATTTATTTTAAAGATAAAAAGCCACAAATATTAGAAGGAAGTAATTTAAATGAAAAAGTTATAGAAGAATATGCAGATGAGAGTAAGAATCCTAATAATAGGTTGAATGTTACTCAAATCGATATTAAAACACCGCATTTTTTATTAGATGAAAATATACATATAATAGACAGTCCGGGGTTAGATGCTTGGAATTTAGAAAATCATGAAAAATTAACTTTAGAAATATTGCTTCCAACAATAGATATTTGCATATTTTTGACTACAGTTAAGGCAAATAGTGATGAAACCAATGTAGAAAAGATTAAAATTGTAGATGAAAAAGAAAAGCAAATAATTTTGGCACAAAATATGATAGATTCAATAGAAGAAAAGGTTGGAAAAAATGGAATAGTACAAGAAGACAAATCTATTATTTTAAAGAAGCATAAAAAAAGAGCTGAGAATCTTTTGAGGCAAGGGATTAATAATAGTGAATCCGTTGAAGTTATTCAGATTTCAGCACTTAATGGGTTAAAGGGAATTATAAATAAAGATAAAGAACTATATAAAAGTTCAAATGTTGAAGGCTTTGTTAGAGCAATAGAAGCTTGTGTTGATAATATTACTCCTCAAATTAATGCAAAGAGAGCAATTAGCATTGAAGAAAGAATTAATCGCATAATTACTACTGATAGAGAGATTATAAGTGGAAATGATGTAAAAACAATAGAAGCATTAAAAAATGTAAAAGTCAGAGATATTAATGCATTTGCAGAAAATTTTCAAAATGCACAGGAAATAATATTATTAAAGATTAAAGAAATTGAAGAAGTAATCTCAAATACAATAAATGAGATTAGGAATTCATATTCAGAAGAATTGCAAAGTTATTTAGATATAGTAGAAAGAATAAATAATAGAAATCTATATATTGAGAGTGATATTTTAAATATAGTTAAAGAATGCGAAAATAGAAAGAATGAAATATATGAAAAGCTTAATTTAGATACTGGATTTGAATATTCTCTTCCGGGTATTGAAAGTAAGAACATAGATGTTAAGCATAAGTATGAAGAAAAAAAATTATTATTTAAAAAAGAAGGCATATTTAATAAAGGTAAGAGATTGTTTTCTAATATATTCGACAGAGAATGGGGCTATAAGGAAGTTGAATATGATGAGAAAGTAGTGGATAAAGAGGCTACTATAGATATAGCGCAAAATGTATGTAATCAAAATAATATACAATATCTGAATATATTAAAACAATGGAGTACCCAATATAATAAGTCCATAAATATTTTTTATGATGAAGTAAGTAAAAGAGCAGAGGAATATGAAGAAAAGAAAAAACAAAATATTGAGCTTTATGATATAGAAGATGTAAATAAGAGTTTAAGAAGTTTTATAGATAAACTTATCAAGTTAAAAACTTATGAAGAAAATGAATTAGCGATAACAATAAATGATGATAAATATGAAACACAGGAAAGAGTTTCGTACTCTATTTCAAAGACACAATATAATATTTATAAGCTAAGTAATGAAATATTCGAGCGAAATTATTTGCTATTAGGGAATTATATAAAAGAAAGAAGTAGAGAAAAAATAAAGGAAGAAACTACTGAAATTTTTTGGATATGGGATATAGATTCATGTGTAGAATTTGTTTCGAGAATTCTAGGAATTCATCTAAATGAACAAGAATGTGAAGTCATAAAAAAAGAAGGAATATATAGCTTTAATAATGTAATAATTGTTTATGAATTCTGTGCAGATAAACTTAATTTATATACAGATTTAAAGAAAATAAAAGACAAACCTTACAATATGTTTATTATATTTAATGGAATTCAAATAGGAAATTCTAAAAAGCAAATATTAGAGAGTATGAGTTTAAATTATTTTATAAAAGACAATAAAAATTTGATGATAAATTTAGTCATAGACTCTTGGAAGGTATTTGTAAATGCTAATAACATAAAGGAACTTTTAGTAGATGTTAGTAGTCTGAAAAATAATATTGAAAATAGATTTAATAATGCTAAAGACGGATATGTATTAATCAATTCTAAAAATCCAATATACAATATGGCTTTAATAGAAGGGCAAGAAAATTATAATTTTATAATAAGTGATTATAGAGATATAAAAGAAATATTATTTGCAAATCCATTATGTAGAGGCGAAGAGGAAAAAGAAACCTTAGAGGAAATTTTAAGCTATTTTTTAAATAAGGAGAATAACTATGGAAAATAA
- a CDS encoding NADH-quinone oxidoreductase subunit NuoF translates to MRINTRDELNAVKALNKASLSSQYKQILVCAGTGCVAGGSLDIYKRLQEIIKERGLKLTVVLQEEPHDQTIGLKKSGCHGFCEMGPLLRIDPIGWLYIKVKVTDCEEIVEKSIIGDEVVERLIYKDENQSYSKQEEIPFYEKQTRVALQHCGQINAESIEEYLAENGYNAVAKALFDMTSEDIVNEISEAYLRGRGGGGFHTGTKWAQVLKQAETEKYIICNGDEGDPGAFMDRSMMEGDPHRVIEGMIIAGIATKAHHGYIYVRAEYPLAVERLKIAIEQAMEKGLLGKNILNSGFDFDLHISQGAGAFVCGEGSALTASIEGNRGMPRVKPPRTVEKGLFGKPTVLNNVETFCNVPPIINKGAQWYKTMGTEKNYGTKAFALTGNVNNTGLIEVPMGTTLRKVIFDIGGGIKDGNFKAVQIGGPSGGCLCLHEGHLDLTMDFDSLKKVGAMIGSGGLVVMNDKNCMVEMARFFMNFTQNESCGKCIPCREGTKRMLELLNDIVEGRGTLEHIDMLEELSETISATALCGLGKTAAFPVISTLKYFRNEYIAHVVDKKCPAGTCKALMSYEIDKDKCKGCSKCARMCPVQAISGEIKKPYTIDKAKCIKCGACMDGCAFKAIELI, encoded by the coding sequence ATGAGAATTAACACAAGAGACGAACTTAATGCAGTGAAAGCACTAAACAAAGCATCTCTAAGTAGCCAATATAAGCAAATATTAGTATGTGCAGGAACTGGCTGTGTAGCAGGTGGCTCTTTAGATATTTATAAAAGACTCCAAGAAATAATTAAAGAAAGAGGACTTAAACTTACAGTGGTACTACAAGAAGAACCTCATGATCAAACGATTGGTTTGAAGAAGAGCGGATGTCATGGTTTTTGCGAGATGGGTCCTTTACTAAGAATTGATCCTATTGGTTGGTTATATATAAAAGTTAAGGTTACAGATTGTGAAGAAATTGTTGAAAAAAGTATTATTGGAGATGAAGTGGTAGAGCGTTTGATTTATAAAGATGAAAATCAAAGCTATAGTAAACAGGAAGAAATTCCATTTTACGAAAAACAGACACGTGTAGCGTTACAACATTGTGGGCAAATTAATGCAGAATCTATTGAAGAATACTTGGCGGAAAATGGTTATAATGCTGTTGCTAAGGCACTTTTTGATATGACATCAGAAGATATTGTAAATGAAATATCAGAAGCATATTTAAGAGGAAGAGGTGGCGGAGGATTCCACACTGGAACAAAATGGGCACAAGTATTAAAACAAGCAGAAACCGAAAAATATATAATATGTAACGGTGATGAGGGTGATCCGGGTGCATTTATGGATAGAAGTATGATGGAAGGAGATCCACATAGAGTAATTGAAGGTATGATTATTGCAGGTATTGCGACTAAGGCACACCATGGATATATCTATGTTCGTGCTGAATATCCCCTAGCAGTTGAAAGGTTAAAAATAGCTATAGAACAAGCTATGGAGAAGGGACTTTTGGGAAAAAATATATTAAATTCAGGTTTTGATTTTGATCTTCATATAAGTCAAGGAGCGGGAGCTTTTGTATGTGGTGAAGGTAGTGCATTAACAGCATCTATAGAGGGAAATCGCGGTATGCCTAGGGTTAAGCCACCAAGAACTGTAGAAAAAGGTTTGTTCGGTAAACCAACAGTATTAAATAATGTTGAAACATTTTGTAATGTTCCACCAATTATCAATAAAGGTGCACAGTGGTATAAGACTATGGGAACAGAAAAAAACTATGGAACCAAAGCATTTGCACTTACTGGTAATGTAAATAATACAGGACTTATAGAAGTACCTATGGGAACAACATTAAGAAAAGTAATTTTTGATATTGGTGGCGGAATTAAAGATGGAAACTTCAAAGCCGTTCAAATCGGTGGACCGTCTGGAGGATGTCTTTGTCTTCATGAAGGTCATCTAGATTTGACTATGGATTTTGATTCTTTAAAGAAGGTTGGTGCTATGATTGGTAGTGGTGGTTTAGTTGTTATGAATGACAAAAACTGCATGGTGGAAATGGCACGTTTCTTTATGAATTTTACTCAAAATGAATCTTGTGGTAAATGCATACCATGTAGAGAAGGTACAAAGAGAATGCTAGAATTACTCAATGACATAGTAGAAGGCAGAGGTACATTAGAACATATAGATATGTTAGAAGAGTTGTCTGAAACAATTTCTGCTACTGCTCTTTGTGGACTTGGAAAAACTGCTGCGTTTCCAGTTATAAGTACTTTAAAATATTTTAGAAATGAATATATCGCCCATGTTGTAGATAAAAAGTGTCCAGCAGGCACATGTAAAGCTTTAATGTCTTATGAAATCGACAAGGATAAGTGTAAAGGTTGTTCAAAATGCGCGAGAATGTGCCCGGTACAAGCTATTTCAGGAGAAATAAAGAAACCTTATACAATTGATAAAGCAAAATGTATTAAATGTGGTGCTTGTATGGATGGCTGCGCATTTAAGGCAATTGAACTTATTTAA
- a CDS encoding ferredoxin — protein sequence MSKYMIIDDNRVEFDNEKNILDLVRKAGIDLPTFCYYSDLSIYGACRMCVVEDERGGIIASCSTPPRDKMSIKTNTPKLHQHRKMILELLLAAHCRDCTICEKNGKCTLQKLALRFGLKDIRFKNTSSKVSIDTSSKSIVRDPSKCILCGDCVRMCNEVQNVGAIDFAYRGANMIVSPAFGKSLGETDCVNCGQCATVCPTGAIIIKSDLKNIWKALYNPKQRVVAQVAPAVRVALGEEFGMKPGENVMGKIAAAMRRLGFDDIYDTSLTADLTIIEETKEFLEKLEAGDNNLPLFTSCCPGWIRYAETKHPELMPNISTCKSPMQMFGAVIKEHFKDKDVSDDRELISVAVMPCTAKKAEAAREEFVRDGISDIDYVITTTELCAMIKEIGIKFDELEAESSDMPFSLHSGAGVIFGVTGGVTEAVIRGVVENKTAKALKEIEFIGVRGMEGVKAFELPVGDITLRIGVVSGLGHAEILIEKIKSGEEHFDFVEVMACPGGCVSGAGQPFGLREANKERAKGLYKADKITQLKRSQENPMIMSLYNGLLKDREKELLHVHYAHKEE from the coding sequence ATGTCAAAATATATGATAATTGATGACAACAGGGTAGAATTTGATAATGAAAAAAATATTTTGGATTTAGTAAGAAAAGCAGGTATAGACTTACCTACCTTTTGTTATTATTCAGATTTATCCATTTATGGCGCTTGTAGAATGTGTGTTGTAGAGGATGAAAGAGGAGGTATTATAGCTTCTTGCTCTACACCACCTAGAGATAAGATGTCAATTAAGACAAATACACCAAAACTTCATCAACATCGTAAGATGATTTTAGAATTGTTGTTGGCAGCACATTGCAGAGATTGTACAATATGTGAGAAGAATGGTAAATGTACACTTCAAAAGTTAGCATTGAGATTCGGATTGAAAGATATACGATTTAAAAACACAAGTAGCAAAGTAAGCATAGATACGTCATCTAAGTCAATTGTTCGTGATCCTAGTAAATGCATTCTATGTGGTGATTGCGTAAGAATGTGTAATGAAGTACAAAATGTAGGTGCAATCGATTTTGCATACAGAGGGGCTAATATGATTGTAAGTCCTGCATTTGGGAAATCTTTGGGAGAAACAGACTGTGTAAACTGCGGACAATGTGCGACTGTATGTCCTACAGGTGCAATAATTATAAAAAGTGATCTCAAGAATATTTGGAAAGCTTTGTATAATCCAAAACAAAGAGTTGTAGCACAAGTTGCACCAGCAGTACGTGTAGCCTTGGGTGAAGAATTTGGTATGAAACCAGGTGAAAATGTAATGGGCAAAATTGCTGCAGCTATGAGAAGGTTAGGATTCGATGATATTTATGATACTTCTTTAACTGCTGATTTAACAATTATTGAAGAAACTAAGGAATTTTTAGAAAAATTAGAAGCAGGAGATAACAATCTTCCTTTGTTTACTTCATGTTGTCCAGGGTGGATTCGATATGCAGAAACAAAACATCCAGAATTGATGCCAAACATTTCAACTTGTAAATCTCCAATGCAAATGTTTGGAGCTGTCATTAAGGAACATTTCAAGGATAAGGATGTTTCAGATGATAGAGAACTAATATCTGTTGCTGTTATGCCATGTACGGCTAAGAAAGCAGAAGCAGCTAGAGAGGAATTTGTTAGAGATGGTATAAGTGATATTGATTATGTAATTACTACAACAGAATTGTGCGCCATGATTAAGGAAATTGGTATTAAGTTTGATGAATTGGAAGCAGAATCTTCAGATATGCCATTCTCTCTACATTCAGGTGCAGGTGTAATATTTGGCGTTACAGGTGGCGTAACAGAGGCTGTCATTCGTGGGGTTGTTGAAAATAAAACGGCAAAGGCTTTAAAGGAGATAGAGTTCATTGGTGTTCGTGGTATGGAAGGTGTAAAAGCATTTGAATTACCAGTGGGGGATATAACCCTTCGCATCGGAGTTGTCAGTGGACTTGGTCATGCAGAAATATTGATTGAGAAAATTAAAAGTGGTGAGGAACATTTTGATTTTGTAGAGGTTATGGCTTGTCCTGGTGGCTGTGTATCTGGAGCAGGACAACCGTTTGGTTTAAGAGAAGCGAATAAAGAAAGAGCAAAAGGTTTATATAAAGCTGATAAGATTACACAACTTAAACGAAGTCAAGAAAATCCTATGATTATGTCTTTATATAATGGATTATTGAAAGATCGAGAAAAAGAATTATTACATGTTCATTATGCTCATAAGGAAGAATAG